ATGAAATCTACCCGGATTTTGGCGCCAAAAGCTGGAGCCGGTTCAATTTCGGCCGTCGGAATTTCCAGTACTTCAGAAACGCTGTCCACCATCACCCCGATGTCCTGATGCGTTTCATCGCTCCCCTCGACTTCAATGATCACAATACAGGTGCGTCGCGACACCTCGGTTTTACTGCGACCGAAACGCACCGCCAGATCCACCACCGGCACGACGCTGCCGCGCAGGTTGATCACCCCGCGTATAAACCCCGGCATCATCGGCACTTCAGTCAAACTGCCATATTCGATGATTTCCTTGATGTTGAGGATAGCGATGGCAAACATTTCGCCGCTCAACAAAAAGGTCAGATACTGATGATCATCGACGGCTGCGCTCACCGCCGTATTCACAGCAACTGGCAGATTTTTAGCTGTACTCATGTTCATTCACCTCAGAAACGTTCAAAGTCTTGCTCGCTGGGCGCACCACTGACATATTGATTCGCTTTTCTGGCAGGTGCACGTGCGGACTGTGCCGGTACGCGTGAAACATGGCGTGCAGGTGTTAACGTTGTTGCTGAGGAATCGCTCAGTTTGAAGAAGGTCATCACCGATTGCAGCTGTTCAGCCTGACTGCTCATTTCTTCAGCTGTTGCCGCCAGCTCTTCCGAGGCGGACGCATTTTGCTGCGTGGTCTGGTTCAGTTGCCCCATCGCGCTGTTGATTTGGCCCACGCCGCTTGCCTGCTCACTCGAGGCTGACGCAATTTCCTGCACCAGATCGGACGTCTTGTTGATCGATGGCACCATTGCCTCGAGCAGCTTGCCGGCTTTTTCCGCCATGCTCACGCTGCTGCCAGCCAGCTCGCCAATTTCCTGAGCGGCCACCTGCGAGCGTTCAGCCAGCTTACGCACTTCAGCGGCCACCACCGCGAAGCCCTTGCCGTGTTCACCGGCACGCGCCGCTTCAATCGCCGCATTCAAAGCCA
Above is a window of Gallionella capsiferriformans ES-2 DNA encoding:
- a CDS encoding chemotaxis protein CheW, whose protein sequence is MSTAKNLPVAVNTAVSAAVDDHQYLTFLLSGEMFAIAILNIKEIIEYGSLTEVPMMPGFIRGVINLRGSVVPVVDLAVRFGRSKTEVSRRTCIVIIEVEGSDETHQDIGVMVDSVSEVLEIPTAEIEPAPAFGAKIRVDFIKGMGKVAGKFVIILNADKVLSVDELSMLGQAAAGGVPELSA